Proteins encoded by one window of Desulfovibrio inopinatus DSM 10711:
- a CDS encoding response regulator gives MTAQSKTSILILDDEPIVSKRLQPALEKKGYEVESFYRSADALLRIRERDFNIVITDLKMEGVDGMQFLSEVKERSPATEVIVITGFATMETAKESLRKGVFDFLAKPFKLGEIQDVIAKAEASFRQASGA, from the coding sequence ATGACAGCCCAAAGCAAGACCAGCATTCTCATTTTGGACGATGAACCTATCGTCAGCAAGCGTCTTCAGCCCGCTTTGGAAAAGAAGGGATACGAAGTGGAGAGCTTTTATCGCAGTGCCGACGCATTACTGCGGATACGAGAACGCGATTTCAACATTGTTATCACCGACCTCAAAATGGAAGGTGTCGATGGCATGCAATTTTTGAGTGAGGTCAAAGAACGCTCTCCGGCAACTGAGGTTATTGTCATCACCGGTTTCGCGACCATGGAAACAGCGAAGGAATCGTTACGCAAGGGGGTGTTCGATTTCTTGGCAAAGCCCTTCAAACTTGGCGAGATTCAAGACGTCATTGCGAAAGCTGAAGCGTCTTTTCGTCAGGCTTCGGGCGCGTGA
- a CDS encoding universal stress protein, whose translation MLKALIPVELNLASNIALRYACQKAALLDMGLQPIHVEEPDGKSHSAQSGWIRRTWEAGLEEAGREEVERILHSEQLDDCVVMPQPIVAVGDREDEILEELRRGRYDLYIEGAVSNFNLGTFRQLLRSKLYKHMPCPVLLVKNLIASDRVVLLLGQTTDPVQAAKALASFIKPETVFDLCVHVTDDYTGDPDALLTAARQELSAQGRMPDNAQVMRGQPEAVAEKFREYGLLVSTLNRSSSRKSALTDIFGRVSCPLLLCW comes from the coding sequence ATGCTTAAGGCTTTAATTCCTGTAGAGTTGAATTTGGCATCAAATATAGCCCTGCGGTATGCCTGCCAAAAGGCTGCTTTGTTGGATATGGGGTTGCAGCCCATTCATGTGGAGGAACCGGATGGCAAATCCCATTCGGCGCAATCCGGATGGATCCGACGGACGTGGGAAGCTGGCCTGGAAGAGGCTGGACGTGAAGAAGTAGAGCGTATTCTCCATAGCGAACAATTAGATGATTGTGTTGTGATGCCCCAACCCATTGTTGCTGTTGGCGATAGAGAAGACGAAATTTTGGAAGAATTACGTCGTGGTCGTTATGATCTCTATATAGAAGGGGCCGTCTCGAATTTTAATCTCGGGACATTTCGCCAACTCTTACGGTCCAAGCTCTACAAACATATGCCGTGCCCGGTGCTGTTGGTCAAAAATTTGATTGCATCCGATCGTGTCGTGTTGCTTCTTGGCCAAACGACTGACCCAGTACAAGCCGCCAAGGCATTGGCCAGTTTCATCAAGCCGGAGACCGTGTTTGATCTGTGTGTTCATGTCACAGACGATTATACCGGGGATCCCGATGCATTACTGACCGCAGCCCGGCAAGAGCTCTCCGCACAGGGAAGGATGCCCGACAACGCACAGGTTATGCGCGGGCAACCTGAAGCCGTTGCGGAGAAATTTCGCGAATATGGATTGCTCGTTTCGACCTTGAACAGATCATCCAGTCGAAAATCAGCGTTGACCGACATCTTTGGTCGAGTTTCGTGTCCGCTGTTATTATGCTGGTAA
- a CDS encoding universal stress protein codes for MNILVAVDEHPYSSYAIGEVSRLAGNTWPDVTLLGVAPEISPDENNPMLRMLRNYRRDLLAGMGSTAEIYGTVSDTGEFRLVEKNVLEESASGRKTFRLRLRSDDPAKSILTEAKHASSDLIILGCSQGESDWSNDTTVSGKVAEGAECSVFVVKETKFPAKVTCCLDHAHVSQASLEMINQIVTLYGVDLEIVGVQKHGSLKKDQEQVMGNVLDYYLERNVRALLRLVDDDALESFFSMGARTDLMALWVGPTSPFQRFFPRHRVSELVNSSLSSILLLR; via the coding sequence ATGAATATCCTCGTTGCCGTTGATGAACATCCATACAGCTCGTATGCCATAGGTGAAGTGAGCCGTTTAGCGGGCAATACGTGGCCGGATGTGACGTTACTCGGTGTCGCTCCCGAGATATCTCCCGATGAAAACAATCCCATGCTTCGCATGCTGCGCAATTATCGGCGAGATTTGCTGGCTGGCATGGGATCGACCGCCGAGATTTATGGCACAGTGAGCGACACTGGTGAATTTCGTCTGGTGGAGAAAAATGTTCTTGAAGAATCCGCAAGCGGACGCAAGACATTTCGACTCCGTTTGCGATCGGACGATCCGGCCAAATCGATTTTAACTGAAGCCAAACACGCATCGAGCGATCTGATCATTCTCGGGTGCAGCCAGGGAGAAAGTGATTGGAGCAATGATACTACCGTCTCCGGGAAAGTGGCCGAGGGCGCGGAGTGTTCAGTTTTTGTCGTTAAGGAAACAAAATTTCCTGCCAAAGTCACATGTTGTTTAGACCATGCGCATGTAAGCCAAGCGTCTTTGGAAATGATCAATCAAATCGTGACGTTGTACGGGGTAGACCTGGAGATAGTCGGTGTTCAGAAGCATGGATCATTGAAGAAAGATCAGGAACAGGTCATGGGGAACGTGTTGGATTACTATCTTGAACGCAATGTGCGGGCACTCCTTCGGCTCGTCGATGATGATGCGTTGGAATCGTTTTTTTCCATGGGAGCACGCACCGATCTCATGGCCTTGTGGGTTGGTCCAACCTCGCCGTTTCAGCGTTTTTTTCCGCGACACCGTGTGAGCGAGTTGGTCAATTCGTCTCTGTCGTCGATACTCTTGTTGCGATAA
- a CDS encoding AzlD family protein: protein MLELSNPNAFWAIACAAFVTYGLRLGGLLLATRLPRTGRLRRGMDALPGALLFSLVLPSVAHEGIWGIVAAALTAAVALKTRNVILAMLIGMAVIFVQRQL, encoded by the coding sequence ATGCTTGAACTCAGTAACCCCAACGCCTTTTGGGCCATTGCCTGCGCCGCATTCGTTACATATGGCCTGCGCCTTGGCGGCCTTTTGCTTGCCACTCGTTTGCCTCGCACCGGGAGGCTCCGCCGTGGTATGGACGCCCTCCCCGGCGCCCTGCTTTTTTCCCTGGTCCTTCCCTCTGTCGCACATGAAGGTATCTGGGGGATTGTGGCCGCCGCATTGACAGCTGCCGTGGCACTCAAAACACGTAATGTCATTCTTGCCATGCTGATCGGTATGGCCGTCATTTTCGTCCAACGCCAACTCTAA
- a CDS encoding AzlC family ABC transporter permease, whose protein sequence is MHPDFLRGIRANLPFGLSAGAYGSVLGILAAQKGLGWVDIAFMNTAVFAGSAQFVMVDMWGTHLPVLEMTLAVLVINLRYLLIGASLASMFATTSLGRKIAMMHLVADENWASTMVECHKRPTTTTWFLFGGGVCIYLCWSAGTLAGVLGGAAIAHPERYALDFAFCAVFTALAVSLWRGKQDVLPWLVAGLLAVLAEHVLPGKWYIVIGGLGGAITAMCIPDRDETAHTASTDEQPHA, encoded by the coding sequence ATGCATCCTGATTTTCTGCGCGGCATCAGAGCCAATCTACCCTTTGGCCTGAGCGCTGGCGCCTATGGAAGTGTTCTCGGCATCCTTGCCGCACAAAAAGGCTTGGGGTGGGTCGACATCGCCTTCATGAACACCGCCGTTTTTGCGGGGTCAGCACAATTTGTCATGGTCGATATGTGGGGGACTCATCTCCCTGTGCTCGAAATGACCTTGGCCGTCCTCGTCATTAACCTTCGGTATCTGCTTATCGGAGCGTCTCTCGCTTCTATGTTTGCCACGACGAGTCTCGGACGAAAAATCGCAATGATGCACCTCGTCGCCGATGAAAACTGGGCATCCACCATGGTGGAATGCCATAAACGACCAACTACGACAACGTGGTTTCTCTTTGGCGGCGGGGTGTGTATTTATCTCTGTTGGAGCGCCGGAACACTCGCCGGCGTATTGGGTGGCGCAGCCATAGCGCATCCGGAACGGTATGCCTTGGACTTTGCCTTTTGTGCGGTATTCACCGCGCTTGCCGTGAGTTTATGGCGGGGAAAACAGGACGTGTTGCCCTGGCTTGTTGCTGGCCTTCTCGCCGTTCTGGCAGAACATGTTCTCCCCGGCAAATGGTATATCGTTATCGGCGGCCTTGGAGGAGCAATAACTGCGATGTGTATTCCCGACCGGGACGAGACCGCTCACACCGCATCAACCGACGAGCAGCCTCATGCTTGA
- a CDS encoding TetR/AcrR family transcriptional regulator has translation MVQVLKESVRNTIFQAAEAVFAKTGFKKTTMSAIAREASVATGTIYTYYPNKEALFLSVIPPTFLKEFHNVTQKRISAFTQPNGLVVDQSLSSDAASALLRFWIHNRLKVIILLSRSEGSPYEDFSREYIETMTTQTLQQAYEQFPKIRNSPLFSFMVEKILTDTTHGIVSILERFEDESTIVQAFEASTTYHIAGINALLQWINR, from the coding sequence ATGGTTCAAGTCCTGAAAGAAAGCGTCCGCAACACTATTTTCCAGGCAGCAGAAGCCGTTTTTGCAAAGACAGGTTTCAAAAAAACGACAATGAGTGCCATTGCTCGGGAAGCAAGCGTTGCGACAGGCACCATTTACACCTACTATCCGAACAAAGAAGCCCTCTTTCTTTCCGTCATACCGCCAACTTTTCTCAAAGAATTCCATAATGTTACACAAAAAAGAATTTCCGCATTCACGCAACCAAACGGTCTCGTCGTCGATCAATCTCTTTCATCAGATGCAGCTTCGGCATTACTTCGTTTTTGGATTCACAATCGTTTGAAAGTTATCATTCTGCTTTCACGCTCAGAAGGCTCTCCGTATGAGGATTTCTCTCGTGAATACATTGAAACCATGACAACACAAACATTACAACAAGCCTATGAACAATTTCCCAAAATACGAAACTCTCCGCTTTTTTCCTTTATGGTAGAAAAGATACTCACGGATACAACACACGGCATCGTATCCATCCTGGAACGTTTTGAAGATGAATCAACAATAGTGCAGGCTTTTGAAGCCAGCACGACATATCATATCGCCGGTATCAATGCCCTTCTGCAGTGGATAAATCGATAA
- a CDS encoding GNAT family N-acetyltransferase produces MRGWIEFETARLVLRQWKETDKKTFAVLNADPRVMEFFPAPLTRKESDAVADKCQLFIEEHGWGFWAVEEKRTHDFLGFVGLYIPRADLPFSPCVEIGWRLAFPYWGKGVASEAAKGALAIGFCVLNLKEIVSFTAFHNVRSQAVMRRIGMHRVPGSFAHPGVAVSSPLREHLLYRLADRSWRQQENEIQLPVHTFVSFV; encoded by the coding sequence ATGCGCGGATGGATTGAATTTGAAACAGCCCGTTTGGTTTTGCGGCAATGGAAAGAGACAGACAAGAAAACATTTGCCGTACTGAATGCCGATCCTCGCGTCATGGAATTCTTTCCGGCTCCACTGACGAGAAAAGAAAGTGATGCCGTCGCAGATAAATGCCAGTTGTTTATTGAAGAGCACGGCTGGGGGTTCTGGGCCGTCGAAGAGAAGAGAACGCATGATTTTTTAGGATTTGTCGGATTGTATATTCCGCGCGCCGATCTCCCGTTTTCACCATGCGTTGAAATCGGCTGGCGGCTAGCATTTCCATATTGGGGCAAGGGGGTTGCCAGCGAAGCTGCCAAAGGGGCTCTTGCGATTGGGTTTTGCGTGCTCAACCTGAAGGAAATCGTTTCATTCACTGCATTCCACAATGTGCGATCGCAAGCTGTTATGCGTCGTATTGGTATGCATCGAGTGCCTGGCTCTTTTGCGCATCCCGGTGTTGCTGTTTCAAGTCCGTTGCGTGAGCATCTTCTTTATCGGTTGGCCGATCGTTCGTGGCGCCAGCAGGAAAACGAAATTCAATTGCCGGTGCACACCTTCGTTTCATTTGTATAG